A DNA window from Bombus vancouverensis nearcticus chromosome 6, iyBomVanc1_principal, whole genome shotgun sequence contains the following coding sequences:
- the LOC117155689 gene encoding limbic system-associated membrane protein yields MVVFGWMFCIFIIGSRAAANNGFKSYPTTVKTFENDTVLLPCYVEDLDNVQTRVRWWRDGILLADSGEPRHEPPERVKMYSNRSLEVSHVKRNDTGEYVCQASRPAPWGHATQVHEIEVMYPPSVHPIPESGKLEVNLGEEVDMACVAKGVPVPIISWRNKDGEIPFLYDRSRLRFHAESPSDAGRYTCVANNDVGEPAMATIDLYIRYKPRIEMTKTWMHAPAGIRVQLHCGVTAWPEATVEWYFNNRSVKYSSRIVKHNAGSDHSLVIRNVRTTDYGFYLCRASNSLGITEAAVELSGVANPPVFKKTSHSLSKTSYNFVWEVHSYSPIVQYEFRFRKYVNGVPGQWCKLYIPSGNDGNSFIHTYSFKLTGLQEASHYEALVLSKNRYGWSKSSEIIRFATEGALDKDNYITNAIQEDKIAPAVQLASMSQHPPLDTDNGESSVTQAKAMTNIIMIFILYVFNINFCKL; encoded by the exons gTAGTCGGGCAGCAGCAAACAATGGCTTCAAAAGTTATCCTACAACGGTGAAGACCTTTGAAAATGACACGGTCCTGCTTCCCTGTTACGTCGAAGATCTTG ATAACGTACAGACGAGAGTGAGGTGGTGGAGGGATGGCATCCTTCTGGCTGACAGCGGTGAACCACGACACGAACCACCTGAAAGAGTTAAAATGTACTCAAACAGAAGCTTGGAGGTTTCTCACGTGAAACGGAACGATACCGGAGAATATGTATGCCAAGCGTCTCGACCAGCTCCCTGGGGACATGCCACGCAAGTACACGAGATTGAAGTAATGT ATCCACCCAGCGTCCATCCGATACCAGAATCTGGCAAGCTGGAAGTGAATTTAGGAGAGGAAGTGGACATGGCCTGTGTGGCAAAGGGTGTTCCAGTTCCAATCATATCCTGGAGGAACAAG GACGGAGAAATACCATTTTTATATGATAGATCACGTCTGCGATTCCACGCTGAAAGCCCCAGCGACGCTGGACGGTACACTTGCGTGGCAAATAACGACGTTGGTGAACCTGCCATGGCCACTATAGATCTATACATTAGAT ACAAACCCAGGATCGAGATGACGAAAACATGGATGCACGCACCCGCTGGGATAAGAGTGCAGCTACATTGCGGGGTGACTGCCTGGCCGGAGGCAACG GTGGAATGGTATTTCAACAATAGAAGCGTGAAATATTCATCGAGGATAGTGAAGCACAACGCAGGCAGTGATCACAGTTTAGTGATAAGAAACGTTAGGACGACGGATTATGGTTTCTACCTCTGCAGAGCTTCTAATTCCTTGGGAATTACCGAGGCAGCGGTCGAATTATCGGGTGTCGCGAATCCGCCCGTCTTTAAAAAGACTTCGCACAGCCTCTCTAAGACCTCGTACAATTTCGTCTGGGAGGTTCACAGTTACAGTCCAATAGTTCAGTACGAATTCAGATTTCGTAAATACGTG AACGGCGTTCCTGGTCAATGGTGTAAATTGTACATACCCAGCGGCAACGATGGAAACAGTTTCATACACACATACTCGTTCAAATTGACGGGATTGCAAGAAGCATCGCATTATGAGGCGCTTGTTTTATCGAAAAATCGTTATGGCTGGAGTAAGTCATCGGAAATAATACGATTCGCAACGGAAGGTGCTC tGGACAAAGATAATTACATAACGAACGCGATACAAGAGGATAAAATCGCACCAG CTGTACAACTTGCATCGATGTCCCAACATCCCCCTCTGGATACTGATAACGGCGAATCCTCTGTTACACAAGCAAAAGCAATGacaaatataataatgatatttatattatatgttttcAACATTAATTTTTGTAAGTTGTAA
- the AsnRS-m gene encoding asparagine--tRNA ligase, mitochondrial, whose product MSLLKFNRNLFAILKVQRCHIHSMLQICNDNSETIVGKHVKVQGWVYALRKMKNSIFIDITDGSTPNMFQLVVSKSNKPDKLSYGSSIKAEGKLALNPNGKVELHTDNIVVIGMCDVMDGYPFVPRRLYHVDYVRQFLHLRPRIRTFSSLLRIRDMTSATIENYLRSKGYIHIHTPILTSNDCEGAGKLFLVKPDCKDLLKSMKREGIEEEESFFNTKSFLTVSGQLHLEAAARAFTKVYTFGPVFRAENCKARLHLAEFYMLETELAFINSIDNIMIEVESLIKYVVKDILVKCASDIHAIGGCEVQWLDKKFACITYDEAINILQNNTSCLEIPIKYGANLSKEHELFLVKHNDNIPIFITNWPKEMKPFYMKECKDNSSKVDAIDLLVPTVGELVGGSIREDDYEKLKLKLPLMSNLSWYLELRKYGNVPTGGFGMGFERFLQFIFNIPNIKDTIPFPRWPHNCSL is encoded by the exons atgTCACTTCTTAAGTTTAACAGGAATTTATTTGCTATCCTTAAAGTCCAAAGATGTCATATCCACAGTATGTTGCAAATATGTAATGATAATTCTGAAACTATTGTTGGAAAACATGTAAAAGTACAG ggTTGGGTTTATGCACtgagaaagatgaaaaatagtATTTTTATTGATATTACGGATGGATCAACTCCTAATATGTTCCAACTTGTTGTATCAAAATCAAATAAACCAGACAAATTAAGTTATGGAAGTAGTATTAAGGCAGAAGGAAAATTAGCCTTAAATCCAAATGGTAAAGTTGAACTACATACAGATAATATCGTTGTAATTGGTATGTGTGATGTTATGGATGGATATCCTTTTGTTCCAAGAAGACTGTATCATGTGGATTATGTTAGACAGTTTCTTCATTTAAGACCAAGAATTAGAACATTTTCATCTTTATTAAGGATACGTGATATGACATCTGCAactattgaaaattatttgagGAGTAAAGGTTATATTCATATACATACACCAATTTTAACTTCAAATGACTGTGAAGGAGCTGGTAAATTATTTTTAGTTAAGCCAGATTGTAAAGatctattaaaatcaatgaaaagGGAAGGTATAGAGGAAGAAGAATCATTTTTTAATACTAAATCTTTTTTAACAGTATCAGGACAATTACATTTAGAAGCTGCTGCCAG AGCATTTACAAAAGTGTATACCTTTGGACCAGTATTCAGAGCTGAAAATTGTAAAGCAAGATTACATTTAGCTGAATTTTATATGTTAGAAACTGAATTAGCATTTATTAATAGTATTGATAATATAATGATTGAAGTTGAatcattaataaaatatgtggTTAAAGATATACTCGTAAAATGTGCTTCAGATATACATGCAATAGGTGGTTGTGAGGTACAGTGGTTGGATAAAAAATTTGCATGTATAACGTATGATGAagcaattaatattttacaaaataatacaaGTTGCTTAGAGATTCCTATTAAATACGGAGCAAACCTATCTAAAGAGCATGAATTGTTTCTAGTGAAACATAACGATAATATTCccatatttattacaaattggCCAAAAGAAATGAAACCTTTTTATATGAAAGAATGTAAAGATAATTCTTCAAAG GTTGATGCAATAGATCTTTTAGTACCTACTGTAGGGGAGTTAGTAGGAGGCAGTATACGTGAAGATGATTATGAAAAGTTAAAGTTAAAGTTACCCTTAATGTCTAATCTTTCTTGGTACTTAGAACTTCGAAAATATGGTAATGTTCCAACTGGGGGTTTTGGAATGGGGTTTGAAagatttttacaatttatttttaatataccaaATATTAAGGATACAATCCCTTTCCCAAGGTGGCCCCATAATTGTAGCTTATAA